The nucleotide window CATACTGGCCATGGATCGCGGCATGATCGTGGAGGAAGGGCCTCACCTGGACCTCGTGTCACGGGAAGGGGGCTACTACGCGCATCTGTACTCCATGCAGGCGGGGTGAAGGCAGTTTATGAGTTGAAGCGTTGGTGGAGTTGATGGAGTTCTCATGCGTCTGCAAGCTTTGCTGGAACTGTTACAGCGGTATTGGCAGGTTCTGAAGGCGGCCTGGGCGGCCCGCGCGGAAATGACCACCGGGGAGCGCACGGCTCATGAACGTGCCTTTCTACCGGCTGCTCTTGAACTGCAGGAGTCGCCGCCCCATCCGGCCGCCCGCCTGGCCTTGTGGCTGCTGGTCGCGTTCCTGCTGATCGCCCTGGTGTGGGCCTGCTTCGGAAGGATTGATGTGGTAGCGGTCGCTCCGGGTAAGCTGATCGTTTCAGCCCGCAGCAAGGTGGTCCAGCCCCTGGAACCGGGTATTATCAAGAGCATTCTGGTAAAGGAGGGGCAGTACGTGCAGGCCGGACAGGTGCTTATCGAGCTCGATGCCACCATCACCGGAGCCGACAGCGACAAAAGCTTTACCGCCTGGCTGGACGCCAAGCTCGAAGCGCTGCGCGCCCAGGCCCTGCTGGCCGGCATCGACGGGAACCAGTATCCCCGGTTGCCTGTTGACCCTGAACTGCCCGATAATGATGCCGCCTGTCGGCTGAAGCTTTCCGATACGCAGCGGCTGGCGTTGAGCCAATGGCAGGAGTTGCAGGCCCGGCTGGCCACTATCGATGCCGACACAGCCCGCAAACAGGCCGAAAAGGCCGGCATTCAGGAGCAGGTCCGCAAGCTCGAGCAGACCCTCCCGCTGGTCATGGAGCGAGCCACCGATTACAAGCGCCTGCTTCGGGAAACTGTGGTGTCCAAGCATGATTTTCTGGAAAGGGAGCAACTGCGCATCGAGACGGAGCAGGATCTGGCCACGCAGCGCAGAAGGCTGGACGAACTGGCCGAGGCATTGAACGGCAACCGGCGCCAGCGGGAGGCCGCCATGGCGGAGTTCCGCCGCACCCAGAACGACAGCTTGGTAAGAGCCCGCGAACGATCCCAGGAGCTGGCGCAAGAGGTTATCAAGGCCAAACGCCTGTACCACCAGACGCGGCTGACGGCCCCGGTCAGCGGGTATGTCCAGCAACTGGCGGTCAACACGGTCGGCGGCGTGGTCACCGAAGCCCAGCCCCTGCTGGTGGTGGTGCCGCCGGAGGACACGGTCGAGGCTGAAGTCATGCTGGAGAACAAGGATATCGGTTTCGTCAAGGCCGGTCAGGATGCCGCCGTCAAGATCGAGACCTTCAACTACACCAAGTACGGCCTGATCGACGGGAGTGTCCGGACCGTCTCACTGGATGCCATCCAGGATGAAAAACGGGGGCTGATCTATGCCGTTCGCATCCTGCTCAATCAGGACAGCATGCGGATCGAGGGCAGAACCGTGAAGCTAACCCCTGGCATGGCTGTGACTGCCGAAATCAAAACCACCCAGAGGAGGATCATGGAGTATTTTCTCAGCCCTTTGATCCAGCATGTGTCAGAGAGTTTGAGGGAGAGATAGACGTACCCGCATTATCCGTTTCATTGACAATCATTCCACCCGCTAATGGATGAATCTGGTGGATGATGCTTTTCTGCCGTTCCCGTTTCCCAATTACCGGTCACCAGTCTCCGCCTGTATCACCGTTTCCCCCACAACTGCAGCAGCGCCGGCAGGAACACCAGAAAAACCGCTACGCTGGCCAGCATGCCGAAAGACATGACCGCGCCGATACTGAAGACCCCCTGGTGACGGGCCACCATCAGGGCGCCGAAGCTGAACAGGATCGTCAGGGCGTTCAGGAAGACGCCGATCCCGGCGCTGCTCACGGCTACCCGGGCAGGTGACTCGCTCCCCTGGCGGTAGCGGTTGATGATGTAGATGGCAGAGTCGATGCCGACCCCCAGGATCAGCGGCAGCACGATGATGTTGGCCGAGTTGAACCTGACGCCGGCCAGCCACATCCCCCCGACCATCAGCAGCAGCCCGGAGACGAGCGGAAGGGCGCCGATCAGGGCAAAACGGACACTCTTGAAATTGATCAGCAGGATTACGGCGATGCCGATAAAGGCGTAGCAGAAAGCCTTGAGGTAGGAATCGCGCAGGATGGTCAGCGACCCGAACACCTGGATCGGTTCGCCGGTGGCATGGGGAGCGACCTGTTTCACCTGCGCAACGAATTCCGCCAGCGGCTCATGCTCGAAGATTTCCTTCTTGGGCGCCACCTGCAGCATGTAGACGCCGCTCTTGCCCACAAAACGCTGCTTGAGCTGCTGCGGCACATCCTCTTCCCGTACCTCCGAGGCCTGCAGGCTCTCCTTCATCATGGCCAGCTTGTCCGGCAGGGCCGCGAACATGCTCCCCTGGAACTCCCGCAGCATGCCCAGAGCGTTGCGATCTTTTTCGCTTTCAAGCGATTTGAAGAAACCGTCCAGAGTGACCAGGAAGGCGCCCACCGGCTTGGCCTCGGCTGCCTGCCCACTCTTGAGCACCTGTTCCAGTTTGGCCACCCGGTCGCGGAAGTTCTCGAAAACCGTAGGCAGCTCCATTACCTGCAGGTTTTCCTGATAGGGGACCGGCTTGACATCGGCCATGACCTGCTGCAGGGCTTTCAGTTCAGCCAGCTTGGCCGGCTGCTGATCCGGAACCAGGGCCAGCAGGCTGACCACATGGTCCACGGCCGGCAGCTTCTCCAGCCGCTGCGTCAGCTGCTCCGCTTCCTGACGGTCACGTGCCGTGACCACCGCGAAATACCCCGAGTTTTCCTTGCTGGCCATCAGCTTGTAGGCATACTGTACCGATTGCAGCCCCCTGGCCTGCAGGTTCATCAGGTTGTAGTCGAAGCGCGTCTTGAGGGTCGGATAGATGCAGGCCAGCGACAGGAGTGCCGTGACGACTGTCACTGTTCGCGGATGCCCGAACAGCAGGCGCATCAGCGGGTGGTCGGAGGACTGGAGCGTCTCGGGGGTGGCCCGGCGGGTTTTCTTGCGGAATGGTTTCAGCAGTATCAGCATGGCCGGCAGGACCGTGAAGGTGGAAACGACGCAGATCATCACTCCGCCGGCGGCAATGATGCCCAGTTCGGCGATGCCCTTGAAATCGGTGAGGGCAAAGGTGGCAAAGGCCAGGGCCACTGTGGCGGCTGCCATGACGATCGAGCGTATGTTGGCGGAAAGCCCGGTCTCGATGGCCTGCATCTCTTCGGAGCCGGAAGCGCGCTCTTCCTGGTAGCGCAGCACCACCTGGATGCCGTACTCGATCCCCAAGCCGATCAGCATGATGGCAAAGACCATGGAGAGGATATTGAGGTGGCCGATCGTCAGGGTGGCAAAGCCGAAGGAGAGGCAGATGCCGACGATCAGCGAGACCATGGCGGCAATCACGTTCAACAGCCCCCTGAAGGCGAACAGCAGCAGGATCACGGTCAGGGACAGCGAGAGTGCTGTAGCGATCTCGATATCATGCTGGCTCGTAGCCATCTCTTCGTATTCCAGGACCGGCACGCCGGTCAGGCCGGCGGTGACCCCTTTGTGCTCCGGTTTCTTGAGCACCTCGTCCATCGCTGCCCGAACCGCTTTGATGGCCTTTTCGCCCGGCACGAAATTACCCTTCTCCTTGACCGGCAGAACGGTGATCACCTGCTGCTTGCCGGCGTTCTCCAGCGTGCCCGGCTTGCCGTCGGCGCTGCCCTTGAGGAAGGAGTCCATCGAGAGACCGCTCGATTTGCCGTCAAAGGACTTGAAACCCTTGTCGAGAGTGGTCAACATGAAAGTCAGGCTTTGGAGCTTTTCCGGATCGGGATGGGCCAGGTAGTCGTCGATCTGGCGGGTCAGGCTGGTAAAGAGGGTCTGCACCGAGGGGGCTGCGGCCAGGTCCTTCAGCACCGGCGCGGCCATGGTCAGGGTATGGCGCAGTGCGCGGATCTCCTCCACTGGCATGAACAGCAGGCCGTTCTTGCGGAAGAAGGGGAGCCCCCCGGGGTAGAATACTTCCCGGAAGACACCTTTTTCCCGATTCAGGCGCTCGAAGATGGCATCGCCACAGCGGGCGGTTTTTTCGGCATCGTCCGATTCGATCACCACGACGATCTCTTCCTGGTCGCCGAATTCCTGGCGATAGGCGCGGTAGTCCACCTGGAACGGTGCAGTCTTCGGCATCAGGTCGTCGCGGCCGGTCAGAAACTTCATACTGTGCTTGGTATAGACAACAGACAGGACCGAAAGCAGCAGGGCCAGCGCCAGGATCAGACGGGGCCGGCGGGCTACGAAAGCGAACAGGCGGCTCGGTTTGTGGGACACGGAAAGCTCCTTGCAACGGATTGATGCGGCGGACAAACTTTTTTTATGGACGAAGCCCGGTAAAAATGCAACGAGAAAAGACAGGGCGCTGATTGTCGATTCGGATTCAATATGGTATCTGATTATAAACCTGAATTGAGATCAGACCACCACGGAAAGCAGGGGAGGGACCATGCAGACAGCCGAATTCAACCTGGAGACGCAGCGCAGGACGCATTTTGCAGCCATTGCGCCCCAGGTCGCGGCCATTCTCGAAAAACAGGGCTGGCGGGACGGAGTGCTGACCATCTTCTCGCCCCATACTACGGCCGCCATCACCATCAACGAAAATGCCGATCCGGATGTGGCGCGGGACATGGAGCGGTTCAGCGACGAGTTGATACCGCAGAGCCGGCATTTCAGGCATGCGAGGGTAATTCTGATGCCCATATCAAGGCCAGCTTCTACGGCTCTTCGGTTCAGGTGATCGTGCGGGGGGGCAGGTTGTGGCTGGGCACCTGGCAGGGAATCTACTTCTGCGAGTTTGACGGCCCGCGGCAGCGCACGGTATATCTGGCGTTCGCGGGGTGAAGAAAGGCAATCAGCCACACAGAGGAAAACAAGAGCATTCAGACGGATTAAAACCTGAAAGGTATTCTCGTTTTTTCTCTGTGCTCTTTGTGTCCTCTGTGGCTGAGGGGGTTACAGGTATTCCTCGCGTTTGATCCCGTGCTTCTTGATCTTGCGGTACATGGTAGCCATGTTCATACCCGCTTCGCGGGCAGCTGAATCGATATTCCCGCCATGCCGTTTCAGAAGACTCCTCAGCAAATCAGCTTCGAATCTTTCCAGCGCCGCATTGAAGGGGAGTTCGCTCGCTCCGGCGGCCGCGACCGGTATGTTTTCCCGGGGGGCGCCATCCGTGTCGATGAACTGATCCAGCGTTTCCCGGCAGATGAAATCCTCGCCTGCGCCCACCATTGCCATGCAGGCCTCGATCACGTTCCTGAGCTGACGGATATTGCCGGGCCAGTCATATTCGCACAGGACCTGCATGGCCTCCCGCTCGAAGCCCTTGACCGAGGTGCCGAATTTCTGGTTCTGCAGCCTGATGAAGTGCGCCGCCAGTTGAGGGATGTCTTCGGTGCGCTCCCGCAATGAAGGCAGGTGGATGTTGACCACATTCAGGCGATAGAACAGGTCCTCCCTGAATGTTCCGTCCTTGACGGCCTGCTTCAGGTCGGCATTGGTGGCGGAGAGCAGCCGTACATCCACCCTGGTGGGGGTAGTGTCCCCCAGGCGGATGAATTCCTTTTCCTGCAAGAAGCGCAGCAGCGTCTTCTGCACGTTCATCGGCAGATTGCCGACTTCGTCCAGAAAAAAGGTGCCGCCGTCGGCCGCCTCAAGTAGCCCCTGACGATTTTCCTTGGCGCCGGTAAAGGCCCCCTTTTTGTAGCCGAACAGTTCGCTTTCCAGCAGGGTCTCCGGCAGAGCGGCGCAGTTGATTGCCACGAACTTGCGCTCGTGCCGGGGAGAGTTGTAATGGATCGCCTGGGCGATCAGCTCCTTGCCCGAGCCCGATTCTCCGGTGATCAGGACCGAGGTGTCGCGTACCGCAATTTTGCCGACCTTGCCGAGTACCTCCTTGAGCCCGCCGGATGTTCCGATGATGTTTTCGAAACTGAACTGCCCCCTCAATTCCTGGCGCAGCTCGCGGTTTTCCTCCAGCAGGTGCGACTGCTGCAGGGCGTTCTTGACGCGGTAGATCAACTCCTCCGGCTCGAACGGCTTGGTGAGCATATCGTAGGCGCCCTTGCGCAACGCCTGGATCGACATGTCCACCGTGGCATAAGCGGTGATCATCATCACCGGCAGGTCCCGGGACTGCTCCTTGACCTTCTGCAGCACCTCCAGTCCGCTCATGCCCGGCATTTTGATGTCGGTGATCACCAGATCCCATGCGTTGGGCAGGAACTCCTCCAGCGCTTTCCGGGGGTCCGTGAAGGCCTTGGCCAGATAGCCGTTGTCCAGCAGCACCTGCTCCATCATGCGGCACAGGCCGGCTTCGTTGTCGATCAGCAGTATGCGTTTCTTTTGGGACATCTATAATTCCTCATGCTCAAGGGGAAGGATTACGGTTACGGTCGTGCCGCTGCCCGGTTCGCTTTCGATCCGGATCTCTCCGTGGTGCTGCTCGATGATCTGTTTGGTGATGGCCAATCCCAGGCCGGTGCCCCGCTCCTTGGTGGTGTAAAACGGTTCGAATATCTTTTCCAGGTTCTCCGCCGTAATGCCGCAGCCATTATCGCGGAAGGTGATATGGACATAACACAGATCGCACAGTTCGGTCCGCACCACCAGCGTGCCCCCGTTCTGCATTGCGCCGCCGGCGTTCAGGATCAGGTTGATGGCCACCTGCCGCATCTGGTCGCCATCCAGTTCCACAGGAGGGAGTCCCGCTGCGAACTCGGTCGTGATGGTCACACCCCTCATATCGGTGTGATTCTCGGCGAAATCCACGATCTGGCTCAGCAGATCGTTCAGGTCGACAGCCTCCAGGACCGGCCGGGGAGTGCGTGCATAGGAGAGCAGGTCCTGGACGATCTTCTTGCAGCGCTTGCTCTCCCGTTTGATTTCGTGGATGTATTTGTAGTGCGGATCGCATTCGTCCATCTTGCCTTCCAGGTAGCCAGCGTAGCCCAGAATGACCCCCAGGGGATTGTTGATCTCGTGGGCCACACCCGATGAAAGCACGCCCAGCGAAGCCATCTTGCCCTGCTGAGCCAGGCTGGCCTCCATTTCCCGGTTGTGCCGGATGATATCGGTCATGCGGTTGAAAGCGGTGCCCATTTCGGCCAGCTCGTCCTGGCCGGCGACCTTCATCCGCTCCTGCAGATTTCCGCGCTTGACGCACCGGATTACCTCGATCATGTGCGTAATGGGGCTGGTGAACAGGGTTGCGGCCCGCAGAACCAGCAGGACCGAGATCAGGCCCACCACCATGATCAGGACGCACATGCTGAACAGGATATGGTCCCTGATGGTGTTGGCCTGGCGATAGAATTCATCTTCATAGGAGCCGACCGCGATGATCCAGTCCCAGGGCTCGAAGTATTCGTAGCGGACTATTTTCATGCGGGGCGCTTCATCGCCGACGTTTCTCCAGGGATACCTGATCCAGCCGCTCTTTTTCTCGCACATTTCGCGGACGAAAAGATGGCCGCTGGTGTCCCGTGCATCGGAAATGTTGACCCCTTCCGCGTCCGGATGGATCTTCAGGGTGCCTTTGCTGTCCATGCAGAAGATGTAGCCCGTGGCTCCCACCTTCTTGTTCTTGATCTTTTTCTTCAGGGCCGCAAAGGATTCGGAAGCCAGCTCGGCGGACAGGCTGGCCGAGGTGTCCTGCCGGTAGTCGTGAAACTGCCGGTCGTGCGAATCGAGCAGATCGATGGTGAAGGAGGCCATGTGCCGGAGGTCGTCCTTGCTGGCCTGGGTGACCCCCAGATAGGCCTGGTGGTTGGCGATGAAGCCGATCACGGCTGCCACCACGAAAATCGGCACGATCACCAGCGGCAATACCAGAGCCAGCAATTTCCAGCGCAGTTTCAGTTTGTTGAGCAGGCGAATCAGCATGGTGTCTTCTATCGTATACAATTTTGTATACTTGGATATACCTGTTTTCAGGCGGCAAATCAAGCCGCGGGCTCGGCTCGGGGGAGAACAGGGCAGGAATTGGCCAATGAAGCAGCTTTAGGAGGTTGTTGGAATTCTCAGGTTGTTCAAAAATGGGCAGGTCGTCGCACCCGCAGGAAGCCCCGCGGAGACCCTCACCCGGCCTTTGGCCACCCTCTCCCGAAGAGAGAGGGAACAGAATGCCCTCCCCCTCTGGGGGAGGGATAGGGAGAGGGCTGCCGTGCTACGCCGCACAATTTCACGTGTGAAATTGGACCGCGGAGGCGCCCGGAGGGTGAGGCCGCAGGCCGAAGTCACAAGATTACTGACGAGGACGGCGGCGATATGCCCGTTTTCAACAACCTCTTGGAAGAGGAAAATCGCCTATCGCCGCACAATCTCCCTGTGATAAACTCAAGGCTTGCGGCGTTCCTTGCGGAGATGCTCCAGGACGCTGTTTTCCAGCTCGACTTCGCGGATAATCTTTTCGGCCTCGTCGCTGCTCAGCCCCACGCTGGGGCGGTTGCCCATCCAGTGGGTGAGACCCTCCGTGGGAGGGTCGAGCTTTTCCGGGAGCGGCGGTCCGGGTATGCGGCGCCCGTTGATGTACAGCGCGGCCTTGTAAGCGCCCGCTTCCTTGACGATAGCGAATTCGGCTTTCATGCCCGTTGACAGTATTTTGGTCAGTATCGTGCGCTTGAAAAGCATAACAGCTCCGTTGACGGTCCTTCAGGCCGGGCCGGTAACGCCTCCATGACGCTTTGAAATGCTTTTTGCCGTGGGAAGCATCCGGCGCGTTTGCTGCCCGGCTCTTCCGGATGCTCCGCATCAGATGCCGCGAATTAAGATTCTCATTTGATTTTGACTGTTTATCCATAAAAATCAAGCGCCCAGTGAGGTTCCATCCTTGAAACGCAATCTTTCCAATCGGACTGCCGTCACCATGCTGGATACCTTGTGCGGGGACTATCTGCAGGGGAAGGAGGAGGTGCTGCGCCTGTCGGCCATCGCCCTCCTGTCCGGCGGACATATCCTGATCGAGGACCTGCCGGGACTGGGCAAGACCACCGTCGCCCTGGCGCTGGCCGGCAGTACCGGCCTCTCCTTTGGCCGGGTGCAATGCACCAGCGACCTGCTCCCCTCCGACATCACCGGTCTCTCTGTCTTCAACCGTGAACAGGGCACATTCACCTTTCTGCCGGGACCGATCTTCAACAATATCGTGCTTCTGGATGAGATCAACCGGGCCATGCCACGCACCCAGAGCGCGATGCTGGAAGCGATGGAGGAGCGGCGGGTAACAGTGGAGGGGGTGACTCACCCTCTGCCCGATCCCTTCATGGTGTTTGCCACCCAGAATCCCTCCGACCAGAGCGGCACCTTTCCGCTGCCGGAGTCCCAGCTCGACCGTTTCCTGATTTGCACCGGTATTGGCTATCCACCCGAAAAGCTTGAACGGGAGATCATTTCCGGAGGGGGTATCCGCGAACGGATCGGCGAGATCGTTCCGGTGGCGACCGCTGCCGATATCCTGGCTGCCCGGCACGCCGTTGCGCACGAGGTGTACCTGTCCGAAAAGCTGGTTTCCTATATACATGCGCTGGTACTTGCCACCCGCAGCCACCGAATGATTCAGACCGGCCTTTCCACGCGTGCCGCCATCAGCCTGGCACGGGCGGCCAGGGGAGCGGCGTTTCTGGAAGGGCGCGATTTTGTCGCACCCGAGGATGTGAAAGGTGTGGCCGTGGCGGTCTGTGCCCATCGTCTGGTCATGAGGCCGGAGCATTTCGGCTCCGACCGGGGAGAGGTCGTACGGGAACTGCTCGACGACATAGCGTTGCCTCTGCATTGAACTCCGGGACCGGAACGTTCCGCTCGGGACGGGACGGAAGGGTACGCGGTACGCGGTTCCGGGTGAGAATCGGGACGTCCGGCGCACTGTATATCGCCCTTACGCTGCTGCTCGGTTTTTCCGCCATCAATACGGGAAACAACCTGCTGTTCCTGGTCGTGGCGGGACTGCTCGCCTTCATGTCGGTCACCGGGCTGGCCGGCATGTTCAATCTTCGGAAGCTGACCCCCGAACTCCTGCCGCCGGCAGAGATCTTCGCCGGTACCCTGGCCCCCTTTCGCCTGCGTCTCCATAACACCAAACGATACATTCCTTCATTTCTCATCCGGCTGGAGGTTTCCGGCGGGGGGAGTGTCACGATTCCGATGATACTGGCTGGAAGTTCGGCCGACGGCACGGTGGGGCTGGCGTTTCCGGTACGGGGATATGCTGGTGTCAGGAGTGTGGTGCTGAGTTCGCCCTTTCCGGTCAATTTCTTTATTCGCAGCCGGATCTTTCCGCTGGATCCGAACTGCATCATATTTCCGCGGCTGCTGTCCGGTATGGCGGTCGATCCGGGACGCGAGGCTGAGCGTGCCGGCCAGGCCGCCCGGCAGGCGCACGGCCTTGACGGAGAATTGGAAAGCATCACAGGGTATTCCGGCCGGGAGCCGCTCAGGATGATCCACTGGAAGCACACGGCACGCACTGACGAACTGCTGGTAAAGGAATTCGGGCTGCTGACCGCACCTCCGCTGTTCATCGAACTGGATGCGCTGGCAGGCACTACCCTCGAAGACCGTATTTCGCATGCGGCCTGGCTGGTGCAGCACTGGGCCGGCCAGCGGCCGGTGGGGCTCAGGCTGTCCGA belongs to Geobacter sp. SVR and includes:
- a CDS encoding Cache 3/Cache 2 fusion domain-containing protein — encoded protein: MLIRLLNKLKLRWKLLALVLPLVIVPIFVVAAVIGFIANHQAYLGVTQASKDDLRHMASFTIDLLDSHDRQFHDYRQDTSASLSAELASESFAALKKKIKNKKVGATGYIFCMDSKGTLKIHPDAEGVNISDARDTSGHLFVREMCEKKSGWIRYPWRNVGDEAPRMKIVRYEYFEPWDWIIAVGSYEDEFYRQANTIRDHILFSMCVLIMVVGLISVLLVLRAATLFTSPITHMIEVIRCVKRGNLQERMKVAGQDELAEMGTAFNRMTDIIRHNREMEASLAQQGKMASLGVLSSGVAHEINNPLGVILGYAGYLEGKMDECDPHYKYIHEIKRESKRCKKIVQDLLSYARTPRPVLEAVDLNDLLSQIVDFAENHTDMRGVTITTEFAAGLPPVELDGDQMRQVAINLILNAGGAMQNGGTLVVRTELCDLCYVHITFRDNGCGITAENLEKIFEPFYTTKERGTGLGLAITKQIIEQHHGEIRIESEPGSGTTVTVILPLEHEEL
- a CDS encoding sigma-54 dependent transcriptional regulator, translated to MSQKKRILLIDNEAGLCRMMEQVLLDNGYLAKAFTDPRKALEEFLPNAWDLVITDIKMPGMSGLEVLQKVKEQSRDLPVMMITAYATVDMSIQALRKGAYDMLTKPFEPEELIYRVKNALQQSHLLEENRELRQELRGQFSFENIIGTSGGLKEVLGKVGKIAVRDTSVLITGESGSGKELIAQAIHYNSPRHERKFVAINCAALPETLLESELFGYKKGAFTGAKENRQGLLEAADGGTFFLDEVGNLPMNVQKTLLRFLQEKEFIRLGDTTPTRVDVRLLSATNADLKQAVKDGTFREDLFYRLNVVNIHLPSLRERTEDIPQLAAHFIRLQNQKFGTSVKGFEREAMQVLCEYDWPGNIRQLRNVIEACMAMVGAGEDFICRETLDQFIDTDGAPRENIPVAAAGASELPFNAALERFEADLLRSLLKRHGGNIDSAAREAGMNMATMYRKIKKHGIKREEYL
- a CDS encoding HlyD family type I secretion periplasmic adaptor subunit; protein product: MRLQALLELLQRYWQVLKAAWAARAEMTTGERTAHERAFLPAALELQESPPHPAARLALWLLVAFLLIALVWACFGRIDVVAVAPGKLIVSARSKVVQPLEPGIIKSILVKEGQYVQAGQVLIELDATITGADSDKSFTAWLDAKLEALRAQALLAGIDGNQYPRLPVDPELPDNDAACRLKLSDTQRLALSQWQELQARLATIDADTARKQAEKAGIQEQVRKLEQTLPLVMERATDYKRLLRETVVSKHDFLEREQLRIETEQDLATQRRRLDELAEALNGNRRQREAAMAEFRRTQNDSLVRARERSQELAQEVIKAKRLYHQTRLTAPVSGYVQQLAVNTVGGVVTEAQPLLVVVPPEDTVEAEVMLENKDIGFVKAGQDAAVKIETFNYTKYGLIDGSVRTVSLDAIQDEKRGLIYAVRILLNQDSMRIEGRTVKLTPGMAVTAEIKTTQRRIMEYFLSPLIQHVSESLRER
- a CDS encoding DUF58 domain-containing protein, whose amino-acid sequence is MRIGTSGALYIALTLLLGFSAINTGNNLLFLVVAGLLAFMSVTGLAGMFNLRKLTPELLPPAEIFAGTLAPFRLRLHNTKRYIPSFLIRLEVSGGGSVTIPMILAGSSADGTVGLAFPVRGYAGVRSVVLSSPFPVNFFIRSRIFPLDPNCIIFPRLLSGMAVDPGREAERAGQAARQAHGLDGELESITGYSGREPLRMIHWKHTARTDELLVKEFGLLTAPPLFIELDALAGTTLEDRISHAAWLVQHWAGQRPVGLRLSDRSVPAGMGQHHRLFLLKELALYGND
- a CDS encoding MMPL family transporter, translated to MSHKPSRLFAFVARRPRLILALALLLSVLSVVYTKHSMKFLTGRDDLMPKTAPFQVDYRAYRQEFGDQEEIVVVIESDDAEKTARCGDAIFERLNREKGVFREVFYPGGLPFFRKNGLLFMPVEEIRALRHTLTMAAPVLKDLAAAPSVQTLFTSLTRQIDDYLAHPDPEKLQSLTFMLTTLDKGFKSFDGKSSGLSMDSFLKGSADGKPGTLENAGKQQVITVLPVKEKGNFVPGEKAIKAVRAAMDEVLKKPEHKGVTAGLTGVPVLEYEEMATSQHDIEIATALSLSLTVILLLFAFRGLLNVIAAMVSLIVGICLSFGFATLTIGHLNILSMVFAIMLIGLGIEYGIQVVLRYQEERASGSEEMQAIETGLSANIRSIVMAAATVALAFATFALTDFKGIAELGIIAAGGVMICVVSTFTVLPAMLILLKPFRKKTRRATPETLQSSDHPLMRLLFGHPRTVTVVTALLSLACIYPTLKTRFDYNLMNLQARGLQSVQYAYKLMASKENSGYFAVVTARDRQEAEQLTQRLEKLPAVDHVVSLLALVPDQQPAKLAELKALQQVMADVKPVPYQENLQVMELPTVFENFRDRVAKLEQVLKSGQAAEAKPVGAFLVTLDGFFKSLESEKDRNALGMLREFQGSMFAALPDKLAMMKESLQASEVREEDVPQQLKQRFVGKSGVYMLQVAPKKEIFEHEPLAEFVAQVKQVAPHATGEPIQVFGSLTILRDSYLKAFCYAFIGIAVILLINFKSVRFALIGALPLVSGLLLMVGGMWLAGVRFNSANIIVLPLILGVGIDSAIYIINRYRQGSESPARVAVSSAGIGVFLNALTILFSFGALMVARHQGVFSIGAVMSFGMLASVAVFLVFLPALLQLWGKR
- a CDS encoding MoxR family ATPase, with protein sequence MLDTLCGDYLQGKEEVLRLSAIALLSGGHILIEDLPGLGKTTVALALAGSTGLSFGRVQCTSDLLPSDITGLSVFNREQGTFTFLPGPIFNNIVLLDEINRAMPRTQSAMLEAMEERRVTVEGVTHPLPDPFMVFATQNPSDQSGTFPLPESQLDRFLICTGIGYPPEKLEREIISGGGIRERIGEIVPVATAADILAARHAVAHEVYLSEKLVSYIHALVLATRSHRMIQTGLSTRAAISLARAARGAAFLEGRDFVAPEDVKGVAVAVCAHRLVMRPEHFGSDRGEVVRELLDDIALPLH